The genomic stretch CGCTACACTAATAAGGTTAATCCATTGAGGGTGGGAGGTAGGTGAGGGGGTCGAGGTTCGAGGGTGGGGTGAGATGGGGCTAAGGGGTTGGGCTCTTACGGGTAGAGAGGAGACAATCATCATGAAATTCCACCTTCAATCAGGaaaattattttcataattaGTAACAAACTTTTTTTCTctagagaaaaatatttttcaaaatattttgatGAATAAAACATAGAAAAGATAAATGCAGTCAGAATCTCGTCCACTCTAAGCTTCATTAAACATGTCGAAAAGATAAATGTCATTTCCTATTTGACTAATTCTAGTATTGTAAGATCAAGAACTATACAAGAGGTACTTAATTTTGAATTATTATAACACTTTCATGAGTATATATAAAAGGAAAAAATTGATTTAtctagaaatttaaaaaaaaaaaacaagagaaaaaacaACAGATGATGTTTAAAAGAAAATGATATTATCTTGACCCACATGTTCATAATAATAACGAGGGCTAATCACTTTTCGGCCCTGTAACTAAAAAATAGTCATTGTTATGAAATTTTAAATTTCACGAGTAAAACTCCACGAGATTATTACAAAATTTTACTGGTAGAATTTGAAACTCGATGTAATGACAATTTTTTAATTACATGGGAAGAAAAGTGATTTTTTATGAATTTTAACCCACATATTCTTGGAACAGTCCAAGTATGTCTTTTTGAAATCCTTTCGCCATTTGGCAAAGCCATATAATTTTTCCAATCATTAATGGCCATTTTTAGGTCATGTATTTTGTTACCAAGACCTACACAACAATTTGCATGCATTGTGCACGCTAAATTAACATCTTTGCTAGGTTCACAAAATCCTCCAAAATAAGCTGTGTCCAAAAACATTATTTTCAGTTTAATTTTCTTGAGAAATGGATGAAATTTGATTATGTTGAGTACGTCTTGATCGTGTTTTTCTGGATAAATATTCCTTGAATCGTACCAAAATTTGTAGAATTGGATCGTTTGATTATTAGACTTCACATATTTGAACCCTCCATTTGGTGCGTTCTTCAGATTGAATGAGTTGTGGACGTAATGATCACAAGCAATTTGAAAATCGGCATGTGAATAAAAATGTGCAAATGGTCTTCGAAACCATAATATATCTGCATcctaaaaaattacaaaaattaaaaagaaactaTTAAATAATATGGTCACAAATTGTAAAATCATAAAGATGTAACTAGAAAGAAGTCACAGTATGATATGAAAATAAGTTAAAAAGTAAAAAACCCTAAGGTCTCAAAATTTGTTACTTGGCTAGTGGCTACATCATTAGTCCACTGGTCTCCATCCTTTTCCCTTAATGCCAGTCAAATCGATTTAGTACTAAGGGTTATGGTAGAATAGTGATCACTCATTCATTTTAATCTTAATTAGAGATTTCAGGTTCGAGCTTTGGGTATAAAGTTGTCGCCTTTGTTATAGGATGTTTTAGTTCCAAGGTGGACTTTTTAGACGCGAATTCGGATTTAGTTGGGCCACAATACAAAAATTGagtataaaaaaaacaaaaaacaaaaataataataatttttgaaaattaaaaaaaaaaataagtcagaaaaacatgtatagcaattGCAAATGGCATCATTCAATAAAAGCTGTTTAACTTTAGAGAAAAGACCAATCAAAAATGTATTATAAaagagagaattttcttttatcttttctaTAACCATTATTGTTATAAAGTATAAAAAGATTGCAGGTTAATAAAGTAGGTGACGTGAAACCATAAAAAATCCGAATTCAAGTTCTAGGAGAGACAAAAAAACACTGAATTTTCCGTGGGAGGTAGTCTTTCATACAAATATTTTTCATTTAATCATGGTTAAAATATAACTATTCTCCCttaatttttaagtgaaatttctTGGTTTAGTATAAACATCCGATTGATGGCGGATATATAATATTTACCCTCGAATATTACCATCTGGCGGATATGTAGTATTTACCCTCGAACACCACCGTTATTAAAAAGAAATGGTAAAAGAAAGCTTACCGTGAAAATGAAGTTATATCCCATCTGAAGAACAATACGAAGAAAATCAATTCTCCTCCACATCATCTTCAAATAATCATCACTCATAAAATGTGCTTCCCCAGAAAAATCAACTCCATTTGTGATCAATGCATAGCAATTTGGATGAACCTCCAAACAACGAGAATACGCAGTTTGATCCAAAGCTACTACTAATACATGATTCAACAGAGAATTTGTATTGTTTCCAATTCTAAAGCTTTCCAAAAAaagatcaaaaatggaatttggagctGTCCATGCTGCATTTAGAGTTGTTATGATCACTGTTTTGTCTTCCATGGCTGCCTCTTCTAACACTTGTTTTAATTTACTTTGCTTCTTGCTCTGAAAATGCCCACGAAATTAATTAGGGAATAAATAGAATTAAAGAGTTTAAGTTCTATGCAATGACATCTTAAAGAATATAAATAATTGATCATTAAAGTTATTAAAAGATAGTAATTGCAGATAGGGGCGGAGCTTGTATCAACTATAGGTTCGTACGAATCTAGTAAATTTGTTTGTATTATTAAATCACTAAATAATGCATAAATATTTTAATAGGGAACCTAATAACTAAGACAACTATGATTTCAAATTTCTAACTCCACCTATGATTGCGAATAACTTTATTGAATAACTATTTACCTATAACATAGTATTTCCAAGTAACATATAAATAAATTCATTGCATTACACGGTCAATATAATTAATTTATTGTAATAAATAATCTGTTTtattttctatttaaaaaaaaaaagtatcaTGAGCATACATTATGAACTAGAAAAGAATAGGAGTAGTAGATAACTCACAGTTGAAGGTAGAATATTTCCTTGCATTAAATCTTGAGAGGATGAAGAAAAGGAGTTGAAAGAATTTGAAAAGGATTCTAAAGGGTATGTATTAGAGTGACAATAAAGAACAAGGCAATAGGTAGAAATTGTAAATAATAACATGAAAATCTTTATAACTTTACAAGAAAAGAGTTGTTGATGGTGGTGGTAATGGTGGTGGTGAAAAGGCGGTAATTGAAGGCCGCCAGATTTGGTTGTGGCGGCCTCCAACAACCGTTGGTGGTGGTGATGGAAGGGCGATAATTGGAGGCCGCCGGATTTGGTGGCAGCGGCCTCCAACAACCGTTGGTCATGGCCTTTGTTGTTTCTTACTCCTTTAAAATCCACCATTTTTTTTGGTCAAATTCAGTTCTTGAGTATACCAAGAGCCATGCCCTTATATTTAAATTAtgatataataaaataaacattcaACTTTAATGTATACTCAAGCAAAGCTACCCTCCATAACCTTTTCAAATAAGATTTTTTGCTCCTCAATTTAGTTAGCCTAGATGGAGCAAAGACAGTTAAATTATAATTTACTGTAGGGAAAATTGAGataaataacatattaattgacTATGATTCATTGATAAATCTTATGCAAAAAGTATATGTCGCGCCTTCATTTCTTTGGTGTATGTATAGAGCGCAAATATACTCCTTCCATAAAAGGATAAGTAGCTTCCTACATTGCAATTTGCAAAAATCAACCATATATTAAACTTCTAGACAGATATTTTTCAATTTCTTAACTTTTAGAAGTTTCTCAACCTATATCATTTTTCAAGCAATTTTAAATTTCACTTTGGAGAGTTTGTTTTTACATAAATATACCAAAGTATATATGTACAAAGAGAAGAAGCACCCCCTCCCCTGTAATAAATATGTGCAGATAACAATATATGTAcaagataacaacaaataaaagctaagcatgtactattgggaggggacatgcgaaaGGGGTACAAAATACGCCAATTACAACAGATATAATAATCAGAACAGTCAATATGCCTTTAACCAGTAAAACGAGTAAACACAATGAATAAaaactgcacgacatcacccttcgtacttttacacTCACTTTCATCACAAATCAATAGATAtgtcacggcatcacccttcgtgcattaactctcaaaaatatggcacggcatcacccttcgtgcattaactctcacaatatggta from Nicotiana sylvestris chromosome 12, ASM39365v2, whole genome shotgun sequence encodes the following:
- the LOC104240717 gene encoding uncharacterized protein At4g15970-like, which produces MAPRGDNSDDSDAPEEREDEQEEVGAESPTHEHVAKAASLSEVIRVTRFVALEQEMAGLHTTVTDLRTRVDALATQNAKLEKKIMSWLRALGASLDYENIEQYLELICSKEGQPESKKQSKLKQVLEEAAMEDKTVIITTLNAAWTAPNSIFDLFLESFRIGNNTNSLLNHVLVVALDQTAYSRCLEVHPNCYALITNGVDFSGEAHFMSDDYLKMMWRRIDFLRIVLQMGYNFIFTDADILWFRRPFAHFYSHADFQIACDHYVHNSFNLKNAPNGGFKYVKSNNQTIQFYKFWYDSRNIYPEKHDQDVLNIIKFHPFLKKIKLKIMFLDTAYFGGFCEPSKDVNLACTMHANCCVGLGNKIHDLKMAINDWKNYMALPNGERISKRHTWTVPRICG